The Pan paniscus chromosome 1, NHGRI_mPanPan1-v2.0_pri, whole genome shotgun sequence genome has a segment encoding these proteins:
- the LOC100982295 gene encoding olfactory receptor 6F1, whose translation MDTGNKTLPQDFLLLGFPGSQTLQLSLFMLFLVMYILTVSGNVAILMLVSTSHQLHTPMYFFLSNLSFLEIWYTTAAVPKALAILLGRSQTISFTSCLLQMYLVFSLGCTECFLLAAMADDRCLAICYPLHYGAIMSSLLSAQLALGSWVCGFVAIAVPTALISGLSFCGPRAINHFFCDIAPWIALACTNTQAVELVAFVIAVVVILSSCLITLVSYVYIISTILRIPSASGRSKAFSTCSSHLTVVLIWYGSTVFLHVRTSIKDALDLIKAVHVLNTVVTPVLNPFIYTLRNKEVRETLLKKWKGK comes from the coding sequence ATGGACACAGGCAACAAAACTCTGCCCCAGGACTTTCTCTTACTGGGCTTTCCTGGTTCACAAACTCTTCAGCTCTCTCTCTTCATGCTTTTTCTGGTGATGTACATCCTCACAGTTAGTGGTAATGTGGCTATCTTGATGTTGGTGAGCACCTCCCATCAGTTGCATACCCCCATGTACTTCTTTCTGAGCAACCTCTCCTTCCTGGAGATTTGGTATACCACAGCAGCAGTGCCCAAAGCACTGGCCATCCTACTGGGGAGAAGTCAGACCATATCATTTACAAGCTGTCTTTTGCAGATGTACCTTGTTTTCTCATTAGGCTGCACAGAGTGCTTCCTCCTGGCAGCCATGGCTGATGACCGCTGTCTTGCCATCTGCTATCCTTTACACTACGGAGCCATCATGAGTAGCCTGCTCTCAGCGCAGCTGGCCCTGGGCTCCTGGGTCTGTGGTTTCGTGGCCATTGCAGTGCCCACAGCCCTCATCAGTGGCCTGTCCTTCTGTGGCCCCCGTGCCATCAACCACTTCTTCTGTGACATTGCACCCTGGATTGCCCTGGCCTGCACCAACACACAGGCAGTAGAGCTTGTGGCCTTTGTGATTGCTGTTGTGGTTATCCTGAGTTCATGCCTCATCACCCTTGTCTCCTATGTGTACATCATCAGCACCATCCTCAGGATCCCCTCTGCCAGTGGCCGGAGCAAAGCCTTCTCCACGTGCTCCTCGCATCTCACCGTGGTGCTCATTTGGTATGGGTCCACAGTTTTCCTTCACGTCCGCACCTCTATCAAAGACGCCTTGGATCTGATCAAAGCTGTCCACGTCCTGAACACTGTGGTGACTCCAGTTTTAAACCCCTTCATCTATACGCTTCGTAATAAGGAAGTAAGAGAGACTCTGCtgaagaaatggaagggaaaataa